A stretch of Mus caroli chromosome 5, CAROLI_EIJ_v1.1, whole genome shotgun sequence DNA encodes these proteins:
- the LOC115031115 gene encoding RUN and FYVE domain-containing protein 2-like, which translates to MWLTSRLRQAERGRQSAELDNRLFKQDFGDKINSLQLEVEALTRQRTQLELELKQEKERKSQNRGTPGKGAQKPELRMDGKHRIQEENVKLKKPLEESHRLLTHPAEEQGQPLLSEKPRVCQLCQEDDCLTKNTCRNCRGTFCNACTTNELPLPSSIKPERVCNLCHEQLIKQYSTSPP; encoded by the exons ATGTGGCTCACATCCAGATTGCGCCAGGCTGAGCGAGGCCGCCAGTCTGCTGAGCTGGACAACCGGCTCTTCAAACAGGACTTTGGAGACAAGATCAACAGTCTGCAGCTGGAAGTGGAGGCGCTCACCAGGCAGCG GACTCAGCTGGAGTTAGAACTGaaacaagaaaaggagaggaagtcACAAAACAGGGGCACCCCAGGGAAGGGGGCCCAGAAGCCAGAGCTGCGCATG GATGGGAAGCACAGAATCCAAGAGGAAAATGTTAAACTAAAGAAGCCCCTGGAAGAAAGCCACAG GCTTCTGACTCACCCTGCAGAGGAACAG GGTCAGCCTTTGCTCTCTGAAAAGCCACGGGTGTGTCAGTTGTGCCAGGAAGACGACTGCCTGACAAAG AACACGTGTAGAAACTGCAGAGGAACCTTCTGTAATGCCTGCACAACAAATGAACTGCCTCTTCCTTCAAGCATCAAGCCTGAGCGAGTGTGCAATCTTTGTCACGAGCAGCTGATAAAGCAGTACTCCACCAGCCCACCCTAA